In Aegilops tauschii subsp. strangulata cultivar AL8/78 chromosome 3, Aet v6.0, whole genome shotgun sequence, one genomic interval encodes:
- the LOC109766873 gene encoding transcription initiation factor IIA subunit 2-like encodes MATEAFEMYRQSEIGYALTETLDEMVSSGVLSPDLAITVLLQFDKSMGHALDKHVKSRVFFKRGNLRTYRNCDDVWTLILRDVTFKNEDIETVLHKVKIVACDSAVLKKPLKPITCHQCQP; translated from the exons ATGGCGACGGAGGCGTTCGAGATGTACCGGCAGTCGGAGATCGGCTACGCCCTCACCGAGACGCTGGACGAGATGGTGAGCAGCGGCGTGCTCAGCCCCGACCTCGCCATCACCGTCCTCCTGCAGTTCGACAAG TCCATGGGACACGCGCTGGATAAGCATGTCAAGAGCAGGGTCTTCTTCAAG CGCGGCAATCTGCGCACGTACAGGAACTGCGATGACGTCTGGACATTAATCTTGAGAGACGTGACGTTCAAGAACGAGGATATCGAAACAGTCCTCCACAAAGTGAAGATCGTCGCCTGCGATTCTGCTGTGCTTAAGAAGCCTCTCAAACCTATTACTTGCCATCAGTGCCAACCATAG